A genome region from Synchiropus splendidus isolate RoL2022-P1 chromosome 5, RoL_Sspl_1.0, whole genome shotgun sequence includes the following:
- the e2f8 gene encoding transcription factor E2F8 isoform X1, which yields MGPDTTPQKGREVGSAEPWTPTCNLKMLISAASPDIRNREKELCPDPDELDDPDLTQDSKNEEESKKIVSRKEKSLGLLCHKFLTRFTDCKNMGKNISLDDVSAELNVGRRRIYDIMNVFESLHMVSRSAKNSYTWHGRANLPHTLALLKKVGEEHKYEQQMQQILKGLPSSVVNQEEEKENKEDRDVLEPEQKELFFVELPGVEFKAASVNSRKDKSLRVMSQKFVMLFLVSTSRMISLDLAAKILIGEHQFGDQDRSKVKTKVRRLYDIANVLRSLKLIEKVPVMEEGVKKTGFRWTGPEEFITVKDSPSSSPQNERKPTNPRPQSSLDHCIKNLFPSPGTKRGFTRHPSLIKLAKRIHDDRRKINSAPSSPAKSDSRNTDLPNKMAQLAAICKIELDQSKSSETLSELCTGDNSESTVPSSSEPVLISTGDHQVNRNAQVTPSTPLPGQAPGAVTLIPAHCSPLIPVLMPQQQGRGPYTVYVSSSSLKPNPLARPQPTSLAVRSMTFEDKTGQSPLAAKFMSAVLDSSPGSLKRLRPESSSETSPSKLKRADSNLRQNASPKLCEILQARLKNGHAAALHPSRPSPRVLHLDPEFVNTPRSKAQSSPSLEHTVETFIDKDDKRGTHNRKVALTPVNVPIAPRPPHSETLVPAGYLIPISQQALLSYKELQVTAGESKIPSTPVNIYQTPTAGSRPPVNQEVTPTSRPYQTPSSSAAASPTALQVNGPSPAILNFTMQNLDLISGSSQGVQQTPERANSLSSPLSLQQRGMVFIKPLSPLQLQQSGSPQQVHLISVPQSLMNSPKGMGLPQHSYFHTPVSLSPLATMVAKTRQSATKTAYIPQRKLDVCTEES from the exons ATGGGTCCTGACACTACGCCACAAAAAGGAAGAGAGGTGGGCTCTGCTGAACCCTGGACGCCGACCTGCAATCTGAAAATGCTGATCAGTGCTGCAAGTCCCGACATTAGGAACCGAGAAAAGGAGCTTTGCCCTGACCCTGATGAACTTGATGATCCAGACCTCACCCAA GACAGTAAAAATGAAGAGGAGTCAAAGAAAATTGTCAGCAGGAAAGAAAAGAGTCTGGGTTTGCTGTGTCACAAATTCCTTACACGTTTCACGGATTGCAAGAACATGGGCAAGAACATCAGCCTGGACGACGTTTCAGCTGAGCTCA ATGTGGGACGCCGGCGCATTTACGACATCATGAATGTGTTTGAGAGCCTGCACATGGTGAGCCGTTCCGCGAAGAACAGCTACACCTGGCACGGTCGTGCCAATCTGCCTCATACCCTGGCCCTGTTGAAGAAGGTGGGCGAGGAGCACAAGTACGAGCAACAGATGCAGCAGATCCTGAAAGGTCTGCCGAGCTCTGTGGTCAaccaggaggaagagaaggagaacaAGGAGGACCGGGACGTTCTGGAGCCAGAACAGAAGGAGCTGTTCTTTGTGGAACTTCCGGGAGTGGAGTTCAAAGCAG CGTCTGTCAACAGTCGGAAGGACAAATCTCTTCGTGTGATGAGCCAGAAGTTTGTCATGCTCTTCCTGGTGTCAACGTCACGCATGATCAGTCTGGATTTAGCCGCCAAGATCTTGATTGGGGAGCACCAATTCGGAGATCAAGATAGAAGCAAAGTCAAAA CCAAAGTGCGGCGACTGTACGACATAGCTAATGTGCTGCGGAGCCTAAAACTGATTGAGAAGGTGCCTGTAATGGAGGAGGGCGTGAAGAAAACAGGTTTCAGATGGACCGGACCAGAAGAGTTCATCACTGTCAAAG ACTCTCCAAGTTCCTCTCCTCAGAATGAACGAAAGCCCACAAACCCGAGACCACAGTCCTCACTAGACCACTGTATCAAGAATCTTTTTCCATCACCCGGGACTAAGCGGGGATTCACCCGCCACCCATCCCTCATAAAGCTAGCCAAACGCATTCATGATGACCGCCGCAAGATCAACTCCGCCCCCAGCAGTCCTGCGAAGA GTGACTCCAGAAATACAGACCTCCCAAACAAAATGGCCCAACTAGCTGCTATCTGTAAAATAGAACTGGACCAGTCGAA GAGCAGCGAGACTCTTTCAGAGCTCTGTACCGGAGACAATTCTGAATCAACTGTTCCCAGTTCAAGTGAGCCTGTCTTGATCTCGACTGGAGACCATCAAGTGAACAGAAATGCGCAGGTCACACCCAGCACCCCGCTGCCTGGCCAAGCCCCTGGAGCCGTCACCCTCATCCCTGCACACTGCTCACCACTGATCCCGGTTCTgatgcctcagcagcagggcagGGGGCCGTACACCGTCTACGTATCATCTAGCTCACTCAAACCGAACCCGCTTGCCCGACCTCAGCCCACCAGCCTGGCGGTCCGTTCCATGACCTTCGAGGACAAGACTGGCCAGAGCCCTTTGGCTGCCAAGTTCATGTCTGCTGTGTTAGACTCCAGTCCTGGATCTCTTAAACGTCTGAGGCCTGAGTCCTCTTCAGAGACCAGCCCCTCCAAACTCAAGAGGGCAGACTCCAACTTACGG CAGAATGCCTCTCCAAAGCTGTGTGAGATCCTGCAGGCTCGCCTCAAGAACGGCCATGCTGCTGCCCTTCACCCCAGCAGACCCTCGCCCCGCGTCCTCCACCTGGATCCAGAGTTTGTCAACACACCCAGGAGCAAGGCTCAGAGCAGCCCATCGTTGGAACACACTGTGGAGACCTTCATTGACAAAGATGACAAGCGAGGAACTCACAACAGGAAGGTGGCATTGACACCTGTAAATGTGCCAATTGCACCCAGACCACCTCACTCAGAG ACTCTGGTGCCGGCTGGATACCTCATTCCAATATCCCAGCAGGCCCTCCTCAGTTACAAGGAGCTTCAGGTCACCGCCGGAGAAAGTAAAATCCCCTCGACTCCTGTTAACATCTACCAGACTCCGACAGCAG GTTCCAGACCCCCTGTTAACCAGGAAGTCACACCCACCAGTCGCCCTTATCAGACGCCATCttcgtctgctgctgcttcacctaCCGCTCTCCAAGTCAACGGTCCCAGCCCAGCCATCCTCAACTTCACCATGCAGAACCTGGACCTGATTTCAGGCTCCAGCCAGGGTGTTCAGCAGACGCCCGAACGTGCCAACAGTCTGAGCAGCCCCCTGAGTCTGCAGCAGAGAGGGATGGTCTTCATCAAACCACTGtctcctctgcagctgcagcagtccGGCTCGCCACAGCAAGTGCATCTGATCAGTGTTCCTCAG TCCCTCATGAACTCCCCCAAAGGAATGGGTCTCCCCCAGCACAGTTACTTCCACACCCCAGTGTCCCTGTCGCCTCTGGCTACCATGGTGGCCAAGACCAGACAGTCGGCCACCAAAACAGCTTACATCCCTCAGAGGAAACTAGATGTCTGCACGGAGGAGTCCTGA
- the e2f8 gene encoding transcription factor E2F8 isoform X2, translating into MGPDTTPQKGREVGSAEPWTPTCNLKMLISAASPDIRNREKELCPDPDELDDPDLTQDSKNEEESKKIVSRKEKSLGLLCHKFLTRFTDCKNMGKNISLDDVSAELNVGRRRIYDIMNVFESLHMVSRSAKNSYTWHGRANLPHTLALLKKVGEEHKYEQQMQQILKGLPSSVVNQEEEKENKEDRDVLEPEQKELFFVELPGVEFKAASVNSRKDKSLRVMSQKFVMLFLVSTSRMISLDLAAKILIGEHQFGDQDRSKVKTKVRRLYDIANVLRSLKLIEKVPVMEEGVKKTGFRWTGPEEFITVKDSPSSSPQNERKPTNPRPQSSLDHCIKNLFPSPGTKRGFTRHPSLIKLAKRIHDDRRKINSAPSSPAKSDSRNTDLPNKMAQLAAICKIELDQSKSSETLSELCTGDNSESTVPSSSEPVLISTGDHQVNRNAQVTPSTPLPGQAPGAVTLIPAHCSPLIPVLMPQQQGRGPYTVYVSSSSLKPNPLARPQPTSLAVRSMTFEDKTGQSPLAAKFMSAVLDSSPGSLKRLRPESSSETSPSKLKRADSNLRNASPKLCEILQARLKNGHAAALHPSRPSPRVLHLDPEFVNTPRSKAQSSPSLEHTVETFIDKDDKRGTHNRKVALTPVNVPIAPRPPHSETLVPAGYLIPISQQALLSYKELQVTAGESKIPSTPVNIYQTPTAGSRPPVNQEVTPTSRPYQTPSSSAAASPTALQVNGPSPAILNFTMQNLDLISGSSQGVQQTPERANSLSSPLSLQQRGMVFIKPLSPLQLQQSGSPQQVHLISVPQSLMNSPKGMGLPQHSYFHTPVSLSPLATMVAKTRQSATKTAYIPQRKLDVCTEES; encoded by the exons ATGGGTCCTGACACTACGCCACAAAAAGGAAGAGAGGTGGGCTCTGCTGAACCCTGGACGCCGACCTGCAATCTGAAAATGCTGATCAGTGCTGCAAGTCCCGACATTAGGAACCGAGAAAAGGAGCTTTGCCCTGACCCTGATGAACTTGATGATCCAGACCTCACCCAA GACAGTAAAAATGAAGAGGAGTCAAAGAAAATTGTCAGCAGGAAAGAAAAGAGTCTGGGTTTGCTGTGTCACAAATTCCTTACACGTTTCACGGATTGCAAGAACATGGGCAAGAACATCAGCCTGGACGACGTTTCAGCTGAGCTCA ATGTGGGACGCCGGCGCATTTACGACATCATGAATGTGTTTGAGAGCCTGCACATGGTGAGCCGTTCCGCGAAGAACAGCTACACCTGGCACGGTCGTGCCAATCTGCCTCATACCCTGGCCCTGTTGAAGAAGGTGGGCGAGGAGCACAAGTACGAGCAACAGATGCAGCAGATCCTGAAAGGTCTGCCGAGCTCTGTGGTCAaccaggaggaagagaaggagaacaAGGAGGACCGGGACGTTCTGGAGCCAGAACAGAAGGAGCTGTTCTTTGTGGAACTTCCGGGAGTGGAGTTCAAAGCAG CGTCTGTCAACAGTCGGAAGGACAAATCTCTTCGTGTGATGAGCCAGAAGTTTGTCATGCTCTTCCTGGTGTCAACGTCACGCATGATCAGTCTGGATTTAGCCGCCAAGATCTTGATTGGGGAGCACCAATTCGGAGATCAAGATAGAAGCAAAGTCAAAA CCAAAGTGCGGCGACTGTACGACATAGCTAATGTGCTGCGGAGCCTAAAACTGATTGAGAAGGTGCCTGTAATGGAGGAGGGCGTGAAGAAAACAGGTTTCAGATGGACCGGACCAGAAGAGTTCATCACTGTCAAAG ACTCTCCAAGTTCCTCTCCTCAGAATGAACGAAAGCCCACAAACCCGAGACCACAGTCCTCACTAGACCACTGTATCAAGAATCTTTTTCCATCACCCGGGACTAAGCGGGGATTCACCCGCCACCCATCCCTCATAAAGCTAGCCAAACGCATTCATGATGACCGCCGCAAGATCAACTCCGCCCCCAGCAGTCCTGCGAAGA GTGACTCCAGAAATACAGACCTCCCAAACAAAATGGCCCAACTAGCTGCTATCTGTAAAATAGAACTGGACCAGTCGAA GAGCAGCGAGACTCTTTCAGAGCTCTGTACCGGAGACAATTCTGAATCAACTGTTCCCAGTTCAAGTGAGCCTGTCTTGATCTCGACTGGAGACCATCAAGTGAACAGAAATGCGCAGGTCACACCCAGCACCCCGCTGCCTGGCCAAGCCCCTGGAGCCGTCACCCTCATCCCTGCACACTGCTCACCACTGATCCCGGTTCTgatgcctcagcagcagggcagGGGGCCGTACACCGTCTACGTATCATCTAGCTCACTCAAACCGAACCCGCTTGCCCGACCTCAGCCCACCAGCCTGGCGGTCCGTTCCATGACCTTCGAGGACAAGACTGGCCAGAGCCCTTTGGCTGCCAAGTTCATGTCTGCTGTGTTAGACTCCAGTCCTGGATCTCTTAAACGTCTGAGGCCTGAGTCCTCTTCAGAGACCAGCCCCTCCAAACTCAAGAGGGCAGACTCCAACTTACGG AATGCCTCTCCAAAGCTGTGTGAGATCCTGCAGGCTCGCCTCAAGAACGGCCATGCTGCTGCCCTTCACCCCAGCAGACCCTCGCCCCGCGTCCTCCACCTGGATCCAGAGTTTGTCAACACACCCAGGAGCAAGGCTCAGAGCAGCCCATCGTTGGAACACACTGTGGAGACCTTCATTGACAAAGATGACAAGCGAGGAACTCACAACAGGAAGGTGGCATTGACACCTGTAAATGTGCCAATTGCACCCAGACCACCTCACTCAGAG ACTCTGGTGCCGGCTGGATACCTCATTCCAATATCCCAGCAGGCCCTCCTCAGTTACAAGGAGCTTCAGGTCACCGCCGGAGAAAGTAAAATCCCCTCGACTCCTGTTAACATCTACCAGACTCCGACAGCAG GTTCCAGACCCCCTGTTAACCAGGAAGTCACACCCACCAGTCGCCCTTATCAGACGCCATCttcgtctgctgctgcttcacctaCCGCTCTCCAAGTCAACGGTCCCAGCCCAGCCATCCTCAACTTCACCATGCAGAACCTGGACCTGATTTCAGGCTCCAGCCAGGGTGTTCAGCAGACGCCCGAACGTGCCAACAGTCTGAGCAGCCCCCTGAGTCTGCAGCAGAGAGGGATGGTCTTCATCAAACCACTGtctcctctgcagctgcagcagtccGGCTCGCCACAGCAAGTGCATCTGATCAGTGTTCCTCAG TCCCTCATGAACTCCCCCAAAGGAATGGGTCTCCCCCAGCACAGTTACTTCCACACCCCAGTGTCCCTGTCGCCTCTGGCTACCATGGTGGCCAAGACCAGACAGTCGGCCACCAAAACAGCTTACATCCCTCAGAGGAAACTAGATGTCTGCACGGAGGAGTCCTGA